A segment of the Pseudomonas versuta genome:
TGGCAATCAACACCAGCAGGCCAATCAGCAGGCCCATGCGCTTGTTACGCCGATGACGCTTGAGAAGTTGTTGTTTGCGGCTCATGGCTTTTGCTCTAAGGCTTTTGATTTCCTGCAGGAGCGAGCTCGCTCCTGCAAGGCCAATTACACTTTGAAGACCGGCACCGGGTTGCACCACCGCTCTTTGTACTCGCGGTCGGCACGACCGAACGAGAAACGCAAAGGCTTGTTGACGCTGCGAGCCTGCTCCCAGGCCGACTGGGTATTGAGGAAGCTCAACACGCTGCCAGGGCTGAAGGCACGGGTTTCAGGGTCAACGCCGCCATTGACGTACTCAATGCTGATCCACTCCGGCGATTCAGCGCGATACACCAGCTGAATCGCAATCGGCGCATCGTTAAGGAAAATCACCGAGCCAATCAACAGCTCGCGCAACAGCTCGATCACTTCGGCCATACGCTCGGCGCCGGTCGCGACAAAACCCCAGCGGCGCAGGAACAAATCGCAGTAAATAGAGGCCAGTTCGACACTGGAAAACTGCGCAACCGGACGCACCACACCGCCCGCCTCTTCCAGCAAGCGAAGTTCACGGCGCTGGTTATAGCGGAACTTCTTGGAAAGCTCTTCAGGTGTGCGAGCCATGGCCAACTGCTCGGCCTGGGGCACCAGGTTACTGAAACGACCTTCGTTGAGTTGCGACAGATAACGTGCGCGATGGCGCAACGGCACATTGGCATCGGCTGCCGCAGGCAGGATCAGCTCGGCATTGCCCAGATCAAACAGACCTTTTTTACCGTGACGTTTGAGCACGTCCTTGGACAGGGCCACATCACGGCCCCAGACAGGAATTGCAGCTTTGAGCTCGTCATTTTGCTCCCAGGCCAGATAACGCACCGGGATACCCGCCAGTTGGGCCAGACGCTCGACTACCAGCGGATGCGTCGCAACACTGCCGCCAAAACGCTGCCAGGCGTCGGCATAAGCAGGAGCATCGACAACGCTCCAGCCACGCTCGCGCCAGCCTTGAAATCGATTGAGCATCAGGACTCCGCAGTCAGGTCGGTGACTTGCGGCAAATGCCAGAATGTATCGCGCACGGCCTGATCACTGAACCGCTCTTGCAAGCGCGCCAGCATCAGCTCAGCGCAAGCCAGACGCTGCGCATCATCGAGCACCGCAAGGTGTTGCAGGCCCTGGGCCAAATGCTCGGCATCACCGAGCGGGAACAAAATCCCCACGCCTTCGACCACTTCCCTGGCGCCGCCACAGGCCGTAGCCAGCAGCGGAACACCGGCGGCCATGGCTTCGAGCAGCACCATGCCGAACGGTTCGTGATCGGAGCTGAGGGCAAACACATCAAACCCGCGGAAATAGCGACGCGCATCAGGCACCTGACCCAGGAATTTCACCTGTTCGCCAACTCCCAGCTCGATCGCCAGTTCTTTAAGATCTTGCTCCAGGCGGCCCTTGCCAAGGATGGCCAGCTGACTGTCGGCAGGCAGGCCGGGCAGCGCCAGGGCAAAGCCCCGGATCAACGTGGCCTGGTCTTTATCCGGATGTAGACGCCCGACATTGCCCACAACAAAGCCATTAACCGATAACCCCAGCGCCTCACGCGCCTGGGTGCCCGGCAATTGACCGGCTTGTACGCCAGCAACATCGATGCGGTTGTAGAGCGTACTGATGCGCCCGGCCGGCCACTTGGGCAAGCACTGGCGCATGTCATCACGCACCGCATCCGAAACACCGAGCAGGCTCAGGCGCTTGCGGAACAGGTTCGCAAACAGCTTGCGGCTGCGACGCTGATAATCGCCAAACGCGTGATGCACACCAATCACCGGCAAACCGGTGGCCAGCAAGGCGATATAAATCGGCTTGAAGCGATGGGCGATGCAAAAACTGAAATTGCGCGAAGCTGCGATTTTACGCAGTTCGCGGATGGCACCCAGCTTCAGGCCACGAATGGCCTTAGAGCTGAATTCCATAAACAGCACTTCATCAGACGCGCAGCCTGCAGCCACCTCGGGATCGGCCGCCCCGGTCAGGAAGACCGTGGTAACGCGATAGCCGGTGCCGCAAAACAGGCTGGCGTACTGACGCGCGCAGTCCAGAAACGGCCCGTCATAGCCATGGCAGAACTGCAGTACATGGCGCTCAGTCGAGCGATTCATACGTTTGCGCACCTTCTTTAACAACCAGAATGTCTTCCATGATCAGGTACTGCAGGTCAGAGCCGAAGAACATGTTCAGCGCATCGGTCGGCGAGCAAACCATCGGTTCGCCACGACGGTTGAGCGAGGTGTTCAGCGACACACCGTTACCGGTCAGGACTTCGAGTGCTTTCATCATGTCGTAGTAGCGCGGGTTGTATTCGCGCTTGAGCACCTGGGCGCGGGAGGTGCCATCTTCATGCACAACTTCCGGCACACGGCTCTTCCACTCGTCCGACACTTCAAAGGTGAAGGTCATGAACGGCGCCGGATGATCGACCTTGATCATCTGCGGGCCAACGGTGTCGAGCATCGACGGGCAGAAAGGCCTCCAGCGCTCGCGGAACTTGATTTGTTCGTTGATGCGGTCAGCCACGCCTTCGCTGCTCGGGCAACCGATGATCGAACGGCCGCCCAGTGCGCGCGGACCGAACTCCATGCGGCCCTGGAACCAGGCCACCGGGTTACCGTCGACCATGATCTTGGCGATGCGCTCGGGGGTATTGTCGATTTTGCGATAGGCCGGCTTGCCAGGGTGGCGGGCACAGGCCGCGATCACGTCTTCGTTGCTGTACGCAGGGCCGAGGTAGACGTGTTCCATCTTCTCGACCGGCACGCCGCGAGCGTGGGACACATAGGCCGCCGCGCCCACCGCTGTACCGGCATCGCCGGACGCAGGCTGCACAAACAGCTCTTTGACTTCAGGGCGGGCAATGATCTTCTGGTTCAGCTTCACGTTCAACGCGCAGCCGCCCGCAAAGGCCATCTTGCCGGTCTCCTTGAGGATGTCGCCCAGGTAGTAATCGATCATTTGCAGCGACAGTTTTTCAAACAGCGCCTGCATGCTGGCCGCGTAGTGGATGTAAGGTTCGTCGGCGATATCGCCTTCACGCTTGGGCCCCAGCCACTCGATCAGTTTTGGCGAGAAGTAGAAACCCTTGCCGTTTTCTTTGTAGCGACGCAGACCGATGACGTTGGCGTATTCGGTGTTGATCACCAGTTCGCCGTTTTCAAACGAGGCCAGACGCGAGAAATCGTATTTGCTGGCGTCGCCATACGGCGCCATGCCCATTACCTTGAACTCGCCGTCGAGCATCTCGAAACCGAGGAACTCGGTAATCGCGCCGTACAGGCCGCCCAGGGAGTCCGGATCGAAGAATTCCTTGATCTTGGTGATCTTGCCGTTTTCGCCATAACCGAAGAAAGTCGTGGCGTACTCACCCTTGCCGTCGATGCCGAGGATCGCGGTTTTCTCTTTGAAACCCGAGCAGTGATAAGCACTGGAGGCGTGGGCCAGGTGGTGCTCAACCGGTTCGATCTTGATTTTTTTCGGATCGAAGCCCAGTTGCTCAAGGCAGAACACAATCTTGTTGCGGTAGCGCTTGTAGCGACGGTTACCCATCAGGATCGCGTCAAGGGCGCGGTCCGGGGCATACCAGTAACGCTTGGCGTAATGCCAGCGGGCCTTGCCGAACAAGCTGATGGGGGCGAAAGGGATCGCTACCACATCAACGTCGCCAGGCTTGATACCGGCTTGTTCAAGGCAGAATTTCGCCGATTCGTAAGGCATGCGGTTCTTGGCATGCTTATCACGTACAAATCGCTCTTCTTCAGCCGCTGCGACCAGCTTGCCGTCGATATACAGGGCTGCGGAGGGGTCATGGCTCAGGGCGCCGGACAGGCCAAGAATCGTCAATGCCACAGGTTGTGCCTCTTTGAAATGCAGGCAGGCGGCAGGCGCCTGAAAAAATGGTGTGCTGCGCACTTCGCGCAGAAACAACTAAAGGGCGGGATTATAGCGTAAAGAACACAGGAATGACCCAGCGCGATTTGCCGCGCTCTCGCAACCCCGCCGCGACGCCGGCTGTGGACACAGGGCTGCAGATGATGGCCCGATGAATCGCAGGGGGGAGTGATGCTTATACGGCGCAGTGGCTATATCTGCGTCGGCCATGACAGCTGTACTTAGTGCAGCAATAGGCTGCCATCCCTGCTCTGTCGATAAATCGTGTAAGGCAAGGCCAGCGTGTCGGCCAAGGCAGAAGCGACAACATCTACAAACAACAATGGAATCAAGCCGCCCCCCATACCTGTGGTGTTGGCCGGGGCGTGTAAAACGCAAAGATCGAACACTGCACCGCTATAAACCCTGGGCACGGAGTCACAATAGGTTGACTCCTTTTTGAGCGCTGCACTCACTTGGGCGTCGCTATTGAATACAGTTTTGACCGTGCCACAGCCGCCCAGCGTCAGAACCAGAACACACCAAACCACAGGTTTAAAAGTCATCTGCACCAGCCTCCAGGAAAATCAGGCAACCTAGCAACTACTGACCAGGCCTGACATAGGAGCTGTCCGAAAAAACCGTGCGAAACCTCCTTCATCCCGCAGTACCTGCCCCTCACGCCGATGCACCCAAGCAATTGCAGCGCTCAGCCGCTAAACTGCGCGCCCTCTGCTAGCCTGATACCCGTCGCCCGGACGGGTCGCTTCACACGGAACCCCTGAACCGCCCATGAAATTTTTTGCACCTGCACGCTTTGCCCTGCTGCTGCCCGGCCTGTGCCTGGCCTCCAACGGTTTCGCCGCCCAAACCCTGGAGCTGGACCCCAGCGTCATCACCGGCTCGCGCAGCGCTAGCCCAAGTTTCGATCTGCCGTACTCGGTAGACAGCATCAGCCAACAGCAAATCAGCGATGGCCAGCTGGGTATTAATGCCTCGGAGGTGTTATCCCGGGTGCCGGGGCTGGTGGTGCAAAACCGTCAGAACTACGCTCAGGACCTGCAGATTTCATCCCGCGGTTTTGGTGCCCGCTCGGCATTCGGCGTACGTGGCATCAAGTTGATTGCAGACGGCATCCCGGCAAGCACCCCTGACGGTCAGGGCCAGGCTGCCACCTTCAACCTCGACACCGCCGAGCGCATTGAAGTGCTGCGCGGCCCGGCGGCCACCTTATACGGCAGCAACGCCGGCGGGGTCATTCAAATGTTCTCCCGTGATGGCGAAGGCCCGCCGCGCATAGGTGCCGAAACCCTGATCGGCAGCGACGGCCTGAGCAAAAACCACCTCACAGCCGAAGGCGCCACCGATGACATCGGCTTTGTGCTCGATGCCTCGCGCATGGACACCGACGGCTACCGCGACCACAGCGCTGCACGTCGCGACCAGACCTTTGCCAAGCTCAACCTGCACCCTGATGACGACAGCAAGCTGGCGCTGATTTACAGCAGCCTTGAACAAAACGGTACGCAAGATCCGCTGGGGCAAAGCTGGGAAGCCTACAAGGCCGACCCGCGCTCGGTGACGCCCAATGCCATTACCTACAACACGCGTAAAAGCATTGACCATCAACAACTGGGGATGAACTACGAGCGTTACATCGGCGATGCCACCCTGCAGGTCAACGCCTACACCGGCACCCGCAGCGTGATTCAGTATCTGGCGATCCCCAAGGGAACCCCCGGCAACGAGCAAGGCGGCGGCGTCGTTCAGTTCGACCGTAAATTCTATGGTGGCAGCCTGCGCTGGCTGCAACCGGTGGATGGCGTGCCGGGCGAGCTGACCCTGATTGGCGGCCTGGACTTTGACCAAAGCCAGGACAGCCGCCACGGCTACAACAACTACATAGGCGACCAACTGGGGGTCAAAGGCGCGATGGTACGCGACGAGGTCGATACCGCCCGCAGCCTGGACCCGTATGTACAGGCCAACTGGGCTATCGATGACTGGACCGTGCAGGCCGGCTTGCGCTACAGCACCATGGAAATGGACGTCGACGATCAATTTTTGAGCAATGGCGACGACAGCGGTACCAAGCGCTATGAGAAAGCCACGCCATCGGTCAGCGTGATGTATGCCTTCACCCCTGATCTGCATGGTTATGTCAGCGCGGGCAAAGGGTTTGAAACGCCGACTCAGGCCGAGCTGGCTTATTCGCCAGGTGGCAATGGCTTTAACTTCGGCCTCAAGCCTTCCGAAAGCACCCAGTACGAAATGGGCCTTAAGGCTCAAATCGATAACACCCGAATCAACGCGGCCGTGTTCCAGATCACCACCGAAGATGAACTGGTGGTTCTGAGCAATACCGGCGGACGCACGACCTATCAGAACGCCGGACGCACCCTGCGCCGCGGATTTGAACTGGGGGTCGAAAGCCAGCTCAGCGAACACTGGACCACCACCCTGGCCTACACCCGCCTGCAAGCAACCTACGACAGCGACTTCGCCAGCACCAAAGGTACTATCGACAAAGGCAACTACCTGCCCGGCGTGCCGCAGACCACCTTGTTTGCCGAAGTGAACTGGAAGCCGACCGACTGGGTCAGTACCGCCATCGAAGGCATGTACCGCAGCAAGGTCTACGTTGAAGACACCAACACCGCAAAGGCTGCACCGGCTTACAGCGTATTCAACTGGCGGGCGAAGTTTGAACAGAAGGTCGAGCACTGGACCTTCCACCAGACATTGCGTCTGGACAACCTGCTGGACCGTCAATATGTAGGCTCGGTGATTGTGGCCGATGGCAATAGCCGCTACTACGAAGCCGCGCCGGGCCGTTCGTGGTATGCCGGCGCAGGCGCCGAATACAGCTTTTAAACGAATCCCCCGCCCCTGTAGGAGCGAGCTTGCTCGCGAGCTCTTATAACGCCGCAACGAAAGGCTCGCGAGACAAGCTCGCTCCTACAGAGGGTTGGGGTCAGGGCTGTTTGGGCAGGCGCCCGTCGATCAATTGATACAACGCACTGTCCGCTGGCCAGTTACGCATGAAGCGCGCCCGGTCACGGGCATACGCCGGGGCGAAACTGCTCAGGGAACGGTGCTGGCACATCGAATCCAGATCAATCAGCGCCCAACGCCCTTCATCCCAGAACACGTTATGTCCCTTGAGGTCGCCATGACTGATGCGCTCGCGAATCAAATCGGCAAACAACCCGTCCAGCGCCTGCAACTCGACTAGCGGCGCATCACCCCTCTCAACATAGGGCGCAAAGCGCTCGATGATGTCCGGGCCCGGCAAGTACTCGGTCACCAGATACGCTTTGCCGCGCAGCCAGCAAAAACGTGTTTCCAGCAACGCCAGCGGCTGGGGCGTAGCAATGCCCAGAAACGCCAGGCGGTTGCCCTCGCGCCACGAATGCCAGGCCCGGCTCGGACGCCA
Coding sequences within it:
- a CDS encoding glycosyltransferase; translated protein: MNRSTERHVLQFCHGYDGPFLDCARQYASLFCGTGYRVTTVFLTGAADPEVAAGCASDEVLFMEFSSKAIRGLKLGAIRELRKIAASRNFSFCIAHRFKPIYIALLATGLPVIGVHHAFGDYQRRSRKLFANLFRKRLSLLGVSDAVRDDMRQCLPKWPAGRISTLYNRIDVAGVQAGQLPGTQAREALGLSVNGFVVGNVGRLHPDKDQATLIRGFALALPGLPADSQLAILGKGRLEQDLKELAIELGVGEQVKFLGQVPDARRYFRGFDVFALSSDHEPFGMVLLEAMAAGVPLLATACGGAREVVEGVGILFPLGDAEHLAQGLQHLAVLDDAQRLACAELMLARLQERFSDQAVRDTFWHLPQVTDLTAES
- a CDS encoding TonB-dependent receptor family protein, encoding MKFFAPARFALLLPGLCLASNGFAAQTLELDPSVITGSRSASPSFDLPYSVDSISQQQISDGQLGINASEVLSRVPGLVVQNRQNYAQDLQISSRGFGARSAFGVRGIKLIADGIPASTPDGQGQAATFNLDTAERIEVLRGPAATLYGSNAGGVIQMFSRDGEGPPRIGAETLIGSDGLSKNHLTAEGATDDIGFVLDASRMDTDGYRDHSAARRDQTFAKLNLHPDDDSKLALIYSSLEQNGTQDPLGQSWEAYKADPRSVTPNAITYNTRKSIDHQQLGMNYERYIGDATLQVNAYTGTRSVIQYLAIPKGTPGNEQGGGVVQFDRKFYGGSLRWLQPVDGVPGELTLIGGLDFDQSQDSRHGYNNYIGDQLGVKGAMVRDEVDTARSLDPYVQANWAIDDWTVQAGLRYSTMEMDVDDQFLSNGDDSGTKRYEKATPSVSVMYAFTPDLHGYVSAGKGFETPTQAELAYSPGGNGFNFGLKPSESTQYEMGLKAQIDNTRINAAVFQITTEDELVVLSNTGGRTTYQNAGRTLRRGFELGVESQLSEHWTTTLAYTRLQATYDSDFASTKGTIDKGNYLPGVPQTTLFAEVNWKPTDWVSTAIEGMYRSKVYVEDTNTAKAAPAYSVFNWRAKFEQKVEHWTFHQTLRLDNLLDRQYVGSVIVADGNSRYYEAAPGRSWYAGAGAEYSF
- a CDS encoding antimicrobial resistance protein Mig-14; protein product: MLNRFQGWRERGWSVVDAPAYADAWQRFGGSVATHPLVVERLAQLAGIPVRYLAWEQNDELKAAIPVWGRDVALSKDVLKRHGKKGLFDLGNAELILPAAADANVPLRHRARYLSQLNEGRFSNLVPQAEQLAMARTPEELSKKFRYNQRRELRLLEEAGGVVRPVAQFSSVELASIYCDLFLRRWGFVATGAERMAEVIELLRELLIGSVIFLNDAPIAIQLVYRAESPEWISIEYVNGGVDPETRAFSPGSVLSFLNTQSAWEQARSVNKPLRFSFGRADREYKERWCNPVPVFKV
- a CDS encoding YceK/YidQ family lipoprotein, whose amino-acid sequence is MTFKPVVWCVLVLTLGGCGTVKTVFNSDAQVSAALKKESTYCDSVPRVYSGAVFDLCVLHAPANTTGMGGGLIPLLFVDVVASALADTLALPYTIYRQSRDGSLLLH
- a CDS encoding carbamoyltransferase, with product MALTILGLSGALSHDPSAALYIDGKLVAAAEEERFVRDKHAKNRMPYESAKFCLEQAGIKPGDVDVVAIPFAPISLFGKARWHYAKRYWYAPDRALDAILMGNRRYKRYRNKIVFCLEQLGFDPKKIKIEPVEHHLAHASSAYHCSGFKEKTAILGIDGKGEYATTFFGYGENGKITKIKEFFDPDSLGGLYGAITEFLGFEMLDGEFKVMGMAPYGDASKYDFSRLASFENGELVINTEYANVIGLRRYKENGKGFYFSPKLIEWLGPKREGDIADEPYIHYAASMQALFEKLSLQMIDYYLGDILKETGKMAFAGGCALNVKLNQKIIARPEVKELFVQPASGDAGTAVGAAAYVSHARGVPVEKMEHVYLGPAYSNEDVIAACARHPGKPAYRKIDNTPERIAKIMVDGNPVAWFQGRMEFGPRALGGRSIIGCPSSEGVADRINEQIKFRERWRPFCPSMLDTVGPQMIKVDHPAPFMTFTFEVSDEWKSRVPEVVHEDGTSRAQVLKREYNPRYYDMMKALEVLTGNGVSLNTSLNRRGEPMVCSPTDALNMFFGSDLQYLIMEDILVVKEGAQTYESLD